From a single Methylobacterium oryzae genomic region:
- a CDS encoding FAD-dependent monooxygenase, translated as MARRILITGASIAGNTVAWWLGRSGFDVTVVERAPAFRDGGQNVDVRGVGRTVLRRMGLERAALASGTGEEGTAWIDGRGRVAARFDVAGAEGDGPTAEMEILRGDLARLLYEPARERAHYRFGDRVARLAEDGDAVAVTFAGGETERYDAVVVAEGVGSSTRELVFPGENAPRWMDLTIAYFTIPRIPGDDRMWRWFNATGGRSISLRPDRHGTTRAMLTLRQPPGGEQDGDIARQKAFLRARFAGAGWQAGRVVAGLDAADDFYLDVLRQVRMKRWSSGRVVLTGDAAWCATPLAGIGTTLAVTGACVLAGELARADTVAAGFAAYERVMRPYVERAQGVPKLAPKLMNPRTRIGIRLLHAALNVASRPAVRRVTAKLFDGRSEEPDVSAYVGRLA; from the coding sequence ATGGCGCGTCGCATCCTGATCACCGGCGCCAGCATCGCCGGCAATACGGTGGCTTGGTGGCTCGGCCGCAGCGGCTTCGACGTGACCGTCGTCGAGCGCGCGCCCGCCTTCCGGGACGGTGGGCAGAACGTCGATGTGCGCGGCGTCGGTCGCACGGTGCTGCGCCGGATGGGTCTGGAACGGGCCGCCCTCGCCAGCGGCACCGGCGAGGAGGGCACGGCCTGGATCGACGGCCGGGGACGGGTCGCCGCGCGGTTCGACGTCGCCGGGGCCGAGGGTGATGGCCCGACCGCCGAGATGGAGATCCTGCGCGGCGACCTGGCGCGCCTTCTCTACGAGCCGGCCCGGGAGCGGGCCCACTATCGCTTCGGCGACCGTGTGGCCCGCCTCGCGGAGGACGGGGACGCGGTCGCCGTCACCTTCGCGGGCGGCGAGACGGAACGCTACGACGCGGTGGTCGTGGCGGAGGGCGTCGGCTCATCGACCCGCGAGCTCGTCTTTCCCGGAGAGAACGCGCCGCGCTGGATGGATCTGACCATCGCGTACTTCACGATTCCCAGAATCCCCGGCGACGACCGGATGTGGCGCTGGTTCAACGCCACGGGCGGCCGCAGCATCTCGCTGCGGCCGGACCGGCACGGCACGACGCGCGCGATGCTGACGCTCCGTCAGCCGCCCGGCGGTGAGCAGGACGGGGATATCGCTCGCCAGAAGGCGTTCCTGCGGGCGCGGTTCGCCGGCGCCGGGTGGCAGGCCGGGCGCGTCGTGGCCGGCCTGGACGCGGCGGACGATTTCTACCTCGACGTCCTGCGCCAGGTGAGGATGAAGCGCTGGTCGTCCGGACGCGTCGTGCTCACAGGCGACGCGGCCTGGTGCGCGACGCCCCTCGCGGGCATCGGCACGACGCTGGCCGTCACCGGCGCCTGCGTGCTGGCCGGTGAGCTGGCGCGCGCCGACACGGTCGCGGCGGGCTTCGCGGCTTACGAGCGGGTCATGCGCCCGTATGTCGAGAGGGCGCAGGGTGTCCCGAAGCTCGCGCCGAAGCTCATGAACCCGCGCACGCGGATCGGCATCCGTCTCCTTCACGCGGCCCTGAACGTCGCGAGCAGGCCCGCCGTTCGCCGCGTCACCGCGAAGCTGTTCGATGGGCGCTCCGAGGAGCCCGATGTCTCCGCTTACGTCGGTCGATTGGCCTGA
- a CDS encoding DUF72 domain-containing protein, with product MHPSDAIAVGTAGWSLPKAYAPQFPEAGSHLERYGQRFSAVEINTAFYQPHRATTYARWAAAVPDGFRFAVKVPRSITHERRLIGVDEPLARFLGEVTGLGTKLGPLLLQLPPSLAFDSPSAATFLSGFRRRFPGDIVCEPRHATWFTEDVDRLLVGLAIARVAADPAPVRNAGMPGGWPDLVYYRLHGSPRMYYSAYEPRVLSRMAERLGAHKALGRRAWCIFDNTAEFAAIGDALDMLARVETRQGSDS from the coding sequence ATGCATCCATCAGACGCCATCGCCGTCGGAACCGCGGGCTGGAGCCTGCCCAAGGCCTACGCGCCGCAGTTCCCAGAGGCGGGCAGCCATCTGGAGCGGTACGGACAGCGCTTTTCCGCGGTCGAGATCAACACCGCCTTCTATCAGCCCCATCGGGCGACGACCTACGCGAGATGGGCTGCGGCGGTGCCGGACGGGTTCCGCTTCGCCGTGAAGGTGCCGCGATCGATCACGCACGAGCGGCGCCTCATCGGCGTGGATGAGCCCCTCGCGCGCTTCCTCGGGGAGGTCACGGGCCTCGGGACAAAACTCGGGCCGCTGCTGCTCCAGCTCCCACCGAGTCTGGCCTTCGACAGCCCGTCCGCGGCGACCTTCCTATCGGGATTCCGGCGGCGCTTCCCGGGCGACATCGTCTGCGAGCCGCGCCACGCCACGTGGTTCACAGAAGATGTCGACCGCCTGCTCGTCGGCCTCGCGATCGCCCGTGTCGCGGCCGACCCCGCGCCGGTCCGGAACGCCGGCATGCCCGGTGGCTGGCCGGACCTCGTCTACTATCGGCTCCACGGCTCGCCGCGCATGTACTACTCGGCGTACGAACCGCGCGTCCTGTCCCGGATGGCCGAGCGCCTCGGAGCGCACAAGGCCCTCGGCCGACGCGCGTGGTGCATCTTCGACAACACCGCGGAGTTCGCCGCGATCGGTGATGCCCTCGACATGCTCGCGCGCGTCGAGACCCGACAGGGATCCGATTCATGA
- a CDS encoding DUF4186 domain-containing protein has protein sequence MRALDEVFDRLPQSAFRRRFRLAIVDRVYLREKGLPTVLDHARDFVRRRLASAEPRNDGKQTPFRGHPVFTAQHATATCCRGCLAKWHAIPAGRALTAVEQAHVVAAIARWLRSEDPEAA, from the coding sequence ATGCGAGCGCTCGACGAGGTGTTCGACCGTCTCCCGCAATCCGCATTCCGGCGACGCTTCCGGCTGGCGATCGTCGATCGGGTCTACCTGCGAGAGAAGGGGCTCCCGACGGTCTTGGACCACGCGCGGGACTTCGTGCGGCGACGCCTCGCGTCCGCCGAGCCGAGGAACGACGGCAAGCAGACGCCCTTTCGCGGTCATCCCGTCTTCACGGCGCAGCACGCGACGGCAACCTGCTGCCGCGGTTGCCTGGCCAAGTGGCACGCGATCCCCGCCGGCCGGGCATTGACCGCCGTCGAGCAGGCCCACGTGGTCGCCGCGATCGCGCGCTGGCTGCGCTCCGAGGACCCCGAGGCCGCCTGA
- a CDS encoding type IA DNA topoisomerase, with product MSSPSSGRTLFFFEKPSAMRQLQRFFRSPSTVCVAAEGHLLSAEEPGSIRPEWKPWRFDLLPIVLPTIPVGYGTNRSGQSHAPKIAAIRQALSGVDRVIIATDPGREGSMIAWEVLEHLGWNGRVDRLKLGALDEVSIRRAFAALAKDPASGERDYAAYLEALCRQYEDYHLGLNGTRAISLRLRPPAFREPWRFGGVQTPTLAILADLEERIRSFVPQDFFKVALHIRTHAGAEITLWHAPKERILDAAVAETIRSAAATWSGPLAVAHRDVRRAPPRLFSKDTLARRCAKRFGWDPQHTAGIAQDLYDQGYLSYPRTESEHLPEGQAGDAAAIIAAVTTVLTDLSTVVPRDAAPLIRRGLKGHYVADPGEHHAIVPLRKAPERGRLSTDQFRLWELVAKAYLAAHLPDGVDARTSVTADVATPLGVRRFAVSGSVVRAPGWRALYGSEAELETDAVPGKTKREAEATATRLPLVTDGEGASAATAEIATAKTEPPRRITRGELPVVMGRLIDQVDDPAAKRALENPANPNEPKGLGTAATRDTILPKLLKSRYITLSTGKDPAIEVTEVGLRFVSAVRSVFPAYGDPVGRAMFEAELAEIGRAATRAEAVARATAFRQRTRARLDDLITAIAQAPTVSLDPSLIPAGPGDQRPPTPAMVAFAVSLSERKGVTLPRGCRSSISVCRAFLDTHAGPRAGQEDDAGRADGRRSPSAAMVGYARSLAQQRGIPCPPDAETDFDACRRFLDAHAARQGQGRDEANAGGAKTKRPAEREKRRGRVARTPRPAAARRRA from the coding sequence ATGTCATCTCCGAGCTCCGGTCGCACGCTGTTCTTCTTCGAGAAGCCCTCGGCGATGCGCCAGTTGCAGCGCTTCTTCCGCTCGCCGAGCACGGTCTGCGTGGCCGCCGAGGGACATCTGCTGTCGGCCGAGGAGCCGGGCAGCATCCGGCCCGAGTGGAAGCCCTGGCGCTTCGACCTCCTCCCGATCGTCCTTCCCACGATCCCGGTCGGCTACGGCACGAACCGGTCCGGGCAGTCGCACGCACCGAAGATCGCCGCGATCCGGCAGGCGCTGAGCGGCGTGGACCGCGTGATCATCGCCACGGATCCGGGTCGCGAGGGCTCGATGATCGCGTGGGAAGTGCTCGAGCATCTCGGCTGGAACGGCCGGGTCGACCGGCTCAAGCTCGGCGCGCTCGACGAGGTCTCGATCCGACGCGCCTTCGCGGCCCTGGCCAAGGATCCCGCCTCGGGCGAGCGCGACTACGCCGCCTATCTCGAGGCGCTCTGCCGGCAGTACGAGGACTATCATCTCGGCCTGAACGGCACGCGGGCGATCTCGCTGCGCCTGCGCCCGCCCGCCTTCCGGGAGCCCTGGCGCTTCGGCGGCGTCCAGACGCCGACCCTCGCCATCCTGGCGGACCTGGAGGAGCGGATCCGGTCCTTCGTGCCGCAGGACTTCTTCAAGGTCGCGCTGCACATTAGGACCCATGCAGGCGCGGAGATCACCCTCTGGCACGCCCCGAAGGAGCGGATCCTCGATGCGGCGGTCGCTGAGACGATCCGGTCCGCCGCGGCGACGTGGTCGGGCCCTCTGGCGGTCGCGCACAGGGATGTCCGGCGCGCGCCGCCCCGGCTGTTCTCGAAGGACACCCTGGCGCGACGCTGCGCCAAGCGGTTCGGCTGGGACCCGCAGCACACGGCCGGCATCGCTCAGGACCTCTACGATCAGGGGTACCTCAGCTACCCGCGCACGGAGTCGGAGCACCTGCCCGAGGGCCAGGCCGGCGATGCCGCCGCGATCATCGCGGCCGTCACGACCGTCCTGACCGACCTGAGCACAGTCGTTCCGCGCGACGCTGCGCCGCTGATCCGTCGCGGCCTGAAGGGCCACTACGTCGCGGATCCGGGCGAGCACCACGCCATCGTGCCCCTGCGCAAGGCGCCCGAGCGCGGCCGTCTCAGCACCGATCAGTTCCGCTTGTGGGAACTCGTGGCGAAGGCCTATCTCGCCGCGCACCTGCCCGACGGGGTCGACGCGCGCACGAGCGTCACGGCGGATGTCGCGACACCGCTGGGCGTGAGGCGGTTCGCCGTCTCCGGAAGCGTCGTGCGCGCGCCGGGCTGGCGCGCGCTCTACGGCAGCGAGGCCGAGCTCGAAACGGATGCCGTGCCCGGCAAGACCAAGCGCGAGGCGGAAGCCACCGCCACCCGCCTGCCGCTCGTGACCGACGGCGAGGGCGCCTCCGCCGCGACGGCGGAGATCGCCACCGCGAAGACCGAGCCGCCGCGGCGGATCACCCGAGGCGAATTGCCGGTGGTGATGGGCCGGCTGATCGACCAAGTGGACGATCCGGCCGCCAAGCGCGCCCTGGAGAACCCCGCCAACCCGAACGAGCCGAAGGGTCTGGGCACGGCCGCGACGCGCGACACGATCCTGCCCAAGCTCCTGAAGAGCCGCTACATCACGCTGTCTACCGGCAAGGATCCGGCCATCGAGGTCACCGAGGTCGGCCTGAGATTCGTAAGCGCGGTGCGCAGCGTGTTCCCGGCCTACGGAGATCCGGTCGGGCGCGCCATGTTCGAGGCGGAGCTCGCCGAGATCGGACGGGCGGCCACGCGCGCCGAGGCGGTCGCGCGCGCGACCGCCTTCCGCCAGCGCACCCGCGCCCGCCTCGACGACCTGATCACCGCGATCGCGCAGGCGCCGACGGTCAGCCTCGATCCGAGCCTGATCCCGGCCGGTCCGGGCGACCAGCGGCCGCCGACGCCGGCCATGGTGGCGTTCGCCGTGAGCCTTTCCGAGCGGAAGGGCGTGACGCTGCCGCGTGGCTGCAGGAGCAGCATCAGCGTCTGCCGCGCGTTCCTCGACACCCATGCCGGGCCGCGTGCCGGGCAGGAGGACGACGCCGGCCGCGCAGACGGCCGGCGTAGCCCGAGCGCGGCGATGGTCGGCTACGCACGCAGCCTCGCCCAGCAGCGCGGCATCCCGTGCCCGCCGGACGCGGAGACGGACTTCGACGCGTGCCGGCGCTTCCTCGACGCGCACGCCGCGCGGCAAGGGCAGGGGAGGGACGAGGCGAACGCCGGAGGGGCGAAGACCAAGCGGCCCGCGGAGCGGGAGAAGCGGCGGGGCCGTGTGGCCCGGACGCCGCGACCGGCAGCGGCACGCCGCCGGGCCTGA
- a CDS encoding monovalent cation:proton antiporter-2 (CPA2) family protein, protein MAVEASGAASELVQVVSLLAAGVIAVPLFKRLGLGSVLGYLLAGLAIGPFGLGLFTDAHAILHVAELGVVMFLFIIGLEMEPSRLWGMRRAIFGLGLAQVGACIAALTLVGLALGFSITVAFVAGTGFVLTSTAIVMQLLEERGALSTPKGQRIVAILLLEDLAIVPLLAAVALLAPGGSAASATERAVTVAIALLSVCALVAAGRWLLNPLFRLLAAAKAREVMTAAALLVVLGSALAMQLGGLSMAMGAFLAGVLLSESSFRHQLEADVEPFRGILLGLFFLGVGMSLDLTVIAANAGLILAGVAAYMTVKGLLIYGVARVLRASHAESLERAALMAQGGEFAFVLYAAAASAGIIDSTTNAVLTATIILSMAITPLMVVAFDRLGPKAVPSIDGVEAPEDLVGSALIVGFGRFGQIASQPLIAQGCSVSIIDTNPSNIRLAEGFGFKVYYGDGTRLDILHAAGAATARAILICVDDTAMARRVAEIAKAEFPLVPVLARARDREHAVELIQAGVAYQIRETVESALLLGEQALLTTGAEPEAASAILAEVRRRDAERLDLQVVGGIYAGRDLIHGNKPGSAHAAG, encoded by the coding sequence ATGGCCGTCGAAGCATCCGGTGCCGCGAGCGAACTCGTCCAGGTCGTCTCCCTCCTGGCGGCCGGCGTCATCGCCGTCCCGCTGTTCAAGCGGCTCGGCCTCGGATCGGTCCTCGGCTACCTCCTGGCCGGACTGGCGATCGGGCCCTTCGGGCTCGGCCTGTTCACGGACGCCCACGCCATCCTCCACGTGGCGGAGCTCGGCGTCGTGATGTTCCTCTTCATCATCGGGCTGGAGATGGAGCCGTCCCGGCTCTGGGGCATGCGCCGCGCGATCTTCGGGCTCGGCCTGGCCCAGGTGGGCGCCTGCATCGCCGCCCTCACCCTGGTCGGACTCGCCCTCGGCTTCTCGATCACCGTCGCCTTCGTGGCCGGGACCGGCTTCGTGCTGACCTCCACCGCGATCGTCATGCAGCTCCTGGAGGAGCGCGGCGCGCTCTCGACGCCGAAGGGTCAGCGCATCGTGGCGATCCTGCTGCTGGAGGATCTCGCCATCGTGCCGCTCCTCGCCGCCGTCGCGCTTCTGGCGCCGGGCGGGAGCGCCGCGAGCGCGACGGAGCGCGCGGTCACGGTCGCCATCGCCCTGCTCTCGGTCTGCGCGCTCGTCGCCGCGGGGCGCTGGCTGCTCAACCCGCTGTTCCGCCTCCTCGCCGCCGCCAAGGCGCGCGAGGTCATGACGGCCGCGGCCCTCCTCGTCGTGCTCGGCTCGGCCCTCGCGATGCAGCTCGGCGGCCTCTCGATGGCGATGGGCGCCTTCCTGGCCGGCGTCCTGCTCTCGGAGTCGAGCTTCCGTCACCAGCTGGAGGCCGATGTCGAGCCGTTCCGCGGCATCCTGCTCGGCCTGTTCTTCCTCGGGGTCGGGATGTCCCTCGACCTGACGGTGATCGCCGCGAATGCCGGCCTGATCCTGGCGGGCGTCGCCGCCTACATGACCGTGAAGGGCCTGCTCATCTACGGCGTGGCCCGGGTGCTGCGCGCCTCGCACGCCGAGTCGCTGGAACGCGCGGCCCTGATGGCGCAGGGCGGCGAGTTCGCCTTCGTGCTGTACGCGGCCGCCGCGAGCGCGGGCATCATCGACAGCACGACCAACGCCGTCCTGACAGCCACCATCATCCTGTCGATGGCGATCACGCCGCTGATGGTCGTCGCCTTCGATCGTCTCGGTCCCAAGGCCGTCCCGTCCATCGACGGCGTCGAGGCGCCCGAGGACCTCGTGGGCAGCGCCCTGATCGTCGGGTTCGGCCGCTTCGGCCAGATCGCCAGTCAGCCGCTCATCGCGCAGGGCTGCTCGGTCTCGATCATCGACACGAACCCGAGCAACATCCGTCTCGCCGAGGGATTCGGCTTCAAGGTCTATTACGGTGACGGCACCCGCCTCGACATTCTGCACGCGGCCGGCGCTGCGACGGCGCGGGCGATCCTGATCTGCGTCGACGACACCGCGATGGCCAGACGCGTCGCGGAGATCGCCAAGGCGGAGTTCCCCCTGGTGCCCGTGCTGGCGCGCGCCCGGGATCGCGAACACGCGGTCGAGCTGATCCAGGCGGGCGTGGCCTACCAGATCCGCGAGACGGTCGAGTCGGCTCTGCTCCTCGGCGAGCAGGCGCTCCTGACGACCGGAGCCGAGCCGGAAGCGGCCAGCGCGATCCTGGCGGAGGTCCGGCGCCGCGATGCGGAGCGTCTCGATCTGCAGGTCGTGGGCGGCATCTACGCGGGTCGGGACCTCATTCACGGCAACAAGCCCGGCTCGGCGCACGCGGCCGGCTAG